One genomic region from Harpia harpyja isolate bHarHar1 chromosome 1, bHarHar1 primary haplotype, whole genome shotgun sequence encodes:
- the LOC128138860 gene encoding ovalbumin-related protein Y-like, translating into MGSISAANAEFCFDAFKELKVHHANDNIFYSPLSIISALVMVYLGARGNTQSQMEKVLHFDNVTEVGDTTDSQCGTSEYIHNWFKDLLSDITMPNATYSLKIADRLYIEKTYPVLPEYLECAKKFYKAGLEEVNFKTATEEARQLINSWVEKETNGQIQDFLVSGSIDLDTVLVLVNAIYFKGVWKTAFKEDDTREVPFNVTEQESRPVQMMCQNSTFKVATVAAEKMKILELPYTSGELSMLVLLPDDVSGLEQLESKISFEKLMEWTSPNVMEKKRVKVYLPRMKIQQKYNLTSVLMALGMTDLFSPLANLSGISSAESLKISEAIHEANMEVSEEGTEMAGSASVVGDIESSSEFEEFRADHPFLFLIKHNPTNSILFFGKYCSP; encoded by the exons ATGGGGTCCATCAGTGCAGCAAATGCAGAATTTTGTTTTGATGCATTCAAAGAGCTGAAAGTCCACCATGCCAACGACAACATCTTTTATTCCCCTCTGAGCATCATTTCAGCCCTGGTGATGGTCTATCTGGGAGCAAGAGGTAACACTCAATCTCAGATGGAGAAG GTTCTTCACTTTGATAACGTTACAGAAGTTGGAGACACTACTGACTCCCAG TGTGGCACTTCTGAATACATCCACAATTGGTTCAAGGATCTTCTCTCAGACATCACCATGCCAAATGCTACATACTCACTCAAGATCGCTGACAGACTCTATATTGAAAAAACATACCCCGTTCTTCCG GAATACTTAGAGTGTGCAAAGAAATTCTACAAAGCAGGGCTGGAAGAAGTTAACTTCAAAACAGCTACAGAGGAAGCAAGACAGCTTATTAATTCCTGGGTGGAGAAAGAGACAAATG GACAGATCCAAGATTTCCTTGTGTCAGGCTCTATTGATCTCGATACTGTGCTGGTCCTTGTGAATGCCATTTACTTCAAAGGGGTATGGAAGACGGCGTTTAAAGAAGACGACACTCGGGAAGTGCCCTTCAATGTGACAGAG CAAGAAAGCAGACCTGTGCAAATGATGTGTCAGAACAGTACCTTCAAAGTGGCAACGGtggctgcagagaaaatgaagatcCTGGAGCTTCCGTACACCAGCGGAGAGCTGAGCATGTTGGTGCTGTTGCCTGATGACGTCTCTGGCCTGGAGCAG CTTGAGAGCAAAATCAGCTTTGAAAAACTCATGGAGTGGACCAGTCCTAATGTGATGGAAAAGAAGAGAGTGAAAGTGTACCTCCCACGCATGAAGATTCAGCAAAAATATAACCTTACATCTGTCTTAATGGCCTTGGGTATGACTGACCTGTTCAGTCCTTTGGCCAATCTGTCTGGCATCTCTTCAGCAGAGAGCCTGAAGATATCTGAGGCCATCCATGAGGCAAACATGGAAGTCAGTGAAGAGGGCACCGAGATGGCTGGCTCAGCGAGTGTGGTGGGAGACATCGAAAGTTCCTCTGAGTTTGAAGAGTTTAGGGCTGACCACCCATTCCTTTTCTTGATCAAACACAATCCAACCAACAGCATCCTCTTCTTTGGTAAATATTGTTCTCCCTAA
- the LOC128138866 gene encoding ovalbumin-like, with protein MGSIGAASTEFCFDVFKELKVQHVNENIFYSPLTIISALSMVYLGARENTRAQIDKVLHFDKMTGFGDTIESQCGTSVSIHTSLKDMFTQITKPSDNYSLSFASRLYAEETYPILPEYLQCVKELYKGGLETISFQTAAEQARELINSWVESQTNGMIKNILQPSSVDPQTKMVLVNAIYFKGVWEKAFKDEDTQEVPFRVTEQENKPVQMMYQIGSFKVAMMASEKMKILELPYASGQLSMLVLLPDDVSGLEQLESAITFEKLMEWTSSTTMEERKMKVYLPRMKIEEKYNLTSVLMALGVTDLFSSSANLSGISSVESLKISKAVHEAFVEIYEAGSEVAGSTEAGIEVTSVSEEFRADHPFLFLIKHNPTNSILFFGRCFSP; from the exons ATGGGCTCCATTGGTGCAGCAAGCACGGAATTTTGTTTTGATGTATTCAAGGAGCTGAAAGTCCAGCATGTCAACGAGAACATCTTCTACTCCCCACTGACCATCATTTCGGCTCTGTCCATGGTCTACTTGGGTGCAAGAGAAAACACCAGGGCTCAGATAGATAAG GTTCTTCACTTTGATAAAATGACAGGATTTGGAGACACTATTGAATCTCag TGCGGCACATCTGTAAGCATCCATACTTCACTTAAAGACATGTTCACCCAAATCACCAAACCAAGTGACAATTATTCACTCAGCTTTGCCAGTAGACTTTATGCTGAAGAGACATACCCAATCCTACCG GAATACTTACAATGTGTGAAGGAACTGTATAAAGGAGGCTTAGAAACTATCAGCTTTCAAACAGCTGCAGAACAAGCCAGAGAGCTCATCAATTCCTGGGTTGAAAGTCAGACAAATG GAATGATCAAAAATATCCTTCAGCCGAGCTCTGTGGATCCCCAGACCAAAATGGTCCTTGTCAATGCCATTTACTTCAAAGGAGTGTGGGAAAAAGCATTTAAGGATGAAGACACCCAGGAGGTGCCTTTCAGAGTGACTGAG caagaaaacaaacctgtGCAGATGATGTATCAGATTGGTTCATTTAAAGTGGCAATGATGGCTTCTGAGAAAATGAAGATCCTGGAACTTCCATATGCCAGTGGGCAGCTGAGCATGTTGGTGTTGTTGCCTGATGATGTCTCTGGCCTGGAGCAG CTTGAGAGTGCAATCACCTTTGAAAAACTCATGGAGTGGACCAGTTCTACTACaatggaagagaggaaaatgaaagtgTATCTCCCCCGCATGAAGATTGAGGAAAAATATAACCTCACATCTGTCTTAATGGCCTTGGGTGTGACTGACCTGTTCAGCTCATCAGCCAATCTCTCTGGCATTTCTTCAGTAGAGAGCCTGAAGATATCTAAAGCTGTCCATGAGGCATTTGTGGAAATCTATGAAGCAGGCAGTGAGGTGGCAGGCTCAACAGAAGCTGGGATAGAGGTTACAAGTGTCTCTGAAGAGTTTAGGGCTGACcaccctttcctcttcttgatCAAGCACAACCCAACCAACAGCATCCTCTTCTTTGGCAGATGCTTTTCcccttaa